The DNA region GGCTGATGGCTTATAGGCAAAGGATGAGGTAGAACTACAATCGACGAGTGATCCTGAGGTCGTTCCAGGTCGACGACCTCGTGTGGAataaggtgaagccggtcggcgatatCACTAAACTAGAAGCTCCATGGGCTGAACCATTCAAAGTCGTGGAGAAGCTCTACTCCGGAGCCTACTACCTAGAGGATGAAGACGGGACGGCAACTAGAACAtccttggagcgcgaaccatctctaGCCGTACCGTgttggatg from Zingiber officinale cultivar Zhangliang chromosome 4B, Zo_v1.1, whole genome shotgun sequence includes:
- the LOC121977254 gene encoding uncharacterized protein LOC121977254 produces the protein MGVTPFHLVYGGEAVDPVEVGVESNWVQYYSEDNAERRLLELDFVDETRDKAIVDDLVWNKVKPVGDITKLEAPWAEPFKVVEKLYSGAYYLEDEDGTATRTSLEREPSLAVPCWMKGAPM